The DNA sequence GAGGTCTCGGGACTCGGCCGCCAGCGACAACGGCTGCGCGACGCCTGAAGCAGTATGGTTCCTTGTTCGAGGAGGCCCCGGCGGTGTTCGAGGAGGCCCCGGCGGTGAATGACTTCGACGGACTGGTGGCGATCGTCACCGGCGCGGGCTCGGGGATCGGGCTGGCCACCACGCGGGCGCTCGTGGCCAGAGGTGCCAAGGTGGGGGCGCTCGACCTAGAGCCGCCGGAGGACGCAGACGGCGTCCTGGCGATGACGGCCGACGTCACCGACCAGGCCGCCGTGGACGCCGCCGTCGCTGCGGTCGCCCGGCGCTTCTCAGGCCTGGACGTGCTGGTCAACAACGCCGGGATCGGCGCTACCGGGACTGTGGAAGCGGGCGGCCTGGACGAGTGGCGGCACGTCTTCGACGTCAACGTCCTCGGGATGGTTCGCTGCACCCGGGCGGCCCTGCCCCACCTGCGCCGGTCGTCGTCGCCGGCGATCGTCAACACCTGCTCGGTCGTTGCCGTCCTCGGGCTTCCCGAGCGCGCCCTGTACGGCGCGAGCAAGGGCGCGGTGCTGTCGCTCACCCTGGCCATGGCGGCCGACCTGGTCGGCGAGCGGATCCGGGTGAACTGCGTCAACCCGGGCACGATCGACACGCCCTGGGTCGGCCGCCTGCTCGACCAGGCTCCCGACCCTGGTGCCGAGCGCGGCAGGCTGGCCGCCCGCCAGCCGGTCGGCCGCCTTGGCACGGCCGAGGAGGTCGCGTCGGCGATCTGCTATTTGGCCGCCCCGTCCTCCAGCTTCGTGACCGGCACCGCCTTGGCCGTCGACGGCGGCATGACCGGCCTACGCCTGCCCGTCGCACAGCCGAGCCCGCCCTGAGCACGCGCCGGTCGTGGGTCGGCGCGTTCCATCACGGCCAACAAGTCCGCCGGGTCGCTCGGAGCGGCCTGGCGACCGCGGCCATTCCGTTCCGACGGCCAACTTCAGCCGTCGGGTCAGCCGGCGCTCACGGTGAAGGTGGGCGTCACCCCGAGCACCCGCTCGAGCGGCGGGCGGGCGAGCAGCCGTGCCCACTCGACGTCGCGGAGCCGCTCGAGCCGGGCCGGGCCCCAGCCGCTCGACTCGACCAGCTCCACGAGCGCGCCCGGGCCGATGCCGCCGCCGTACGGGAGCTGGGCCAGCACGCCCGGGTCGTACTCGTCGTGGTGCCCGCGCGGGGCCCGCCGCAGGCGGTCGACGCCATGCCGAAGGCGCTGGCGGACGGCCTCGGCCCGGTCGGCCCGACCCCACATACTCTCGAACAGCGCAAGGCGGCCGGCAGGGGCGGCAGCCCGCCAAGCAGCCAGCGCCCGGCGCGGGTCAGGCAGCGTCCAGAGCAGGTGGCGGGACATCACCGCGTCGAACGGCCCCTCGGGTGGCTGGTCGGCCGGTCTCTGGTGGGTCGTGACCTCGAGGCCCTCCCTGGCCGCCGAGGCGCGCAGGCGGTCGAGCATGCGGCCCGACAAGTCCAGCGCGGTCACGCGGCAGCCGAGGCGGGCGGCCGCCAGGGACAGGAAGCCCGTGCCGGCTCCCACGTCGAGCACGGAACCGCCCGGGGGCAGGTGGCGGGCGAGCGCGGCGGCCCAGGCTGCCCGCTCTGCCGCCGTCGCCGCCGCATGGCCGGGGACATGGTCATAGATGGCCGCGTCCTCGTCCCACCAGCGTTCGATCCTCTCCAGCGTGTCCATGCCGTTTCACCTCTCATCACCTATCCCTTAGTTGCAACTCTATCGCAACTAGACGGCCGCGAGCACGGGCCCGGACTGCCGGGACGTCCCAGGATCGACCAAGCACATGCCGGGCGCCCACCCGGCCTGGCGGCATCCCTCACTTCGGTTGACATTCCCATGCGCTGGCCACATACGTTCGGGGGTGTTGGCGGCCATGTCGGGCGACGATGGCTCACAGTGCCCGGCGTCTACCGTTGATCTGGGGGTGCCGGATGGGGGACGGGTGCGAGCACGGCGGCTTACCGACGAGGAAGGCCGCCAGTTCCAGCGCGACGAGCCCGAGTCGGCGATCGGCGCGCCGCTGCCGGTGGAGCTGACCCACCGGCAGCCGTATCAGGTCGACTGGGGCGCGATCGAAGACGTCAACGAGCAACCGGCCTGTGCGCTGCGCTGACGTCGCCGGGGATGCTGTCGGTCAACCCCTCAACGGCTCGGGTCGGACAGCACCGGCCCGCGCATGCCGCGGCGTCGCAGCACGTCGGCTCAGCGGAAGCGGCGGAAGAACTCCCGCACGTCACCGATGAGCAGGTCGGGTGCTTCCAGGGCGGCGAAGTGGCCGCCGCGGTCGAACTCCGACCAGTGCACGATGGTGTCAGGCTTCTCGGCGAAGCGCCGGATGGCGACGTCGGTGGGAAACACCGCCACGCCGGTCGGGACCGTGGAGCGTTCCTTTGGCGCCCACATGCTCGGGTCGTGGAACCGCTCGTAGTAGGAGTTGGACGACGACCTGGCGGTGCCGGTCAGCCAGTACAGCATCACGTTGGTGAGCAGACGGTCGCGGTCGACGGCATCCTCGGGCAGCCCGGCCGCCGGGTCGGTCCACTCCTTGAACTTCTCCACGATCCAGGCCAGCTGCCCGGCCGGGGAGTCGGTGAGGGCGTAGGCCAGGGTCTGCGGCCGAGTGCCCTGGATGTGCATGTACCCCATCAGCTCGTCCTGGAAGTGCTTGTGTCGCGCCAAGCGCTCCTGCTCGGCTTCGGTGAGGCCGGCCATGTCGGCCGGGTCGCCGGAGGGGAAGGTGACCAGCGCGTTGACGTGCACGCCGATGACGTGCGCGGGCTCGAGCCGCCCCATCTGCGGGGCGATGAACGCGCCCACGTCGCCGCCCTGGACGCCGTAGCGGGCGTAGCCGAGCCGGCCCATCAGCTCGGTGAACGCCTTGGCGATGCGGCCGTCGGTCCATCCCGGCTCACCGGGCGGCCCGGAGAACCCGTGGCCAGGCAGCGACGGAATCACCAGGTGGAAGGCGTCGCCCGCATCGCCGCCGTGGACGCGCGGGTCGGTCAGCGGCCCGATGAGGTCCAGGAACTCTACGACCGAGCCGGGCCAGCCGTGGATCAGCAGCAGCGGCGTGGCGTCGGGTTCGGGGGAGCGCACCTGCAAGAAGTGCACGTCGGTGCCGTTGATCGTGGTGGTGTACTGCGGGTGCTCGTTGAGCTTGGCCTCGTGCTTGCGCCAGTCATAGGAGTCGCGCCAGTAGGCGGCCAGCTCCTTCAGGTAGCCCAGCGGCACCCCGCGGCTCCAGCCGACGCCTGGCAGCTCGTCGGGCCAGCGGGTGCGGGCCAGCCGGTCGCGCAGGTCGTCGAGGTCGGCCTGGGGGATCTCGACCCGGAACGGCCGGATCTCGGCGTCGACACGGTCGGTGCTGCTCATCGAAGCGGTTCCCTTCTCTTCGTGCGCGAGTGGCGAGCGGTGGAAGTGATTTGACAGAATGCTGTCATGATGCCAACGGTACCAAGACGACAGCATGCTGTCAACCATGGCGCGCGGCCCGAGTCGCGCACCCCCGCCGGGGACGCCTTCACCGCACTCCTCGGCCAGGTCATTGGGCTCACCCGGCTCTTCACCACGGCCGGGGAGGCGCTGGCCAAGCCCGCCGGCCAGACGCTCGCACGCTGGCTGGTCCTTGAGGTGGTCCAGGACAAACCCGCGACGGTGGCGCAGATCGCGCGCGCCCTGCACCTTGCCCGACAGAGCGTGCAGCGCGTGGCGGACCTCCTCGAGCAGGACGGACTGGCCGTGTACGAGGCCAATCCCCGTCACCGCCGCGCCAGGCTCTTGCGGCTTACGCCACAGGGCCGCTCCACCCTGCGCACCATCCAGGCGGCGCAGCGGAAATGGGCCGATGCGCTGGCGGCCGAGCTCGGCGAGGCGGATCTCCGTCAGGCGAGCATCGTCCTCGAGCGGGTGCTACAAGCTGTCGGGAAGCCGGCATTCTCCCCCTGAGCTGGCTGCGGTGCCGGCCCGCGCAGGCTGGCGCCGCAGCACTTCAGGTCAGCAGAAGCGGCGGTGGAAGAGACGCGGGGTTGTGGGTCAGGCCGCTTGGGGGTCGCCACTGGCGGCGTGGACCGATGGCGCGGACCCGATCGGCCTCAGCAGCGAACCGACAACTTCACTCAGCAGCGAACCGACAACTTCAGCAGTCTTGACAATTAGTACTGTCGGTGTCATCGTTGCGGCATGATCGAGATCGCTGTGATCGAGGACCCGGCCACAGCCGAGGTCTCCCTGGACCCGACCCGGGCCCGGCTGCTGGCCGAGCTGGCCGAGCCCGCCTCGGCCACCATGCTGGCCGCCAGGGTCGGCCTGCCAAGACAGAAGGTGAACTACCACCTGCGGGAGCTTGAGCGGCACGGGCTGGTCGAACTCGTGGAAGAACGTCGGAAGGGCAACGTCACCGAGCGGCTGCTGCAGGCCACAGCCGCGTCCTATGTGATCTCGCCGGCCGCGCTCGCCGCGGTGCAGCCCGACCCGGCCCGCTCGCCGGACCGGCTGTCGGCGCACTGGCTGCTCGCCCTCGCCGCCCGGCTGGTGCGGGACGTGGGGAGGCTGATCACCGGTGCGACCAAGGCCCACAAACGGCTCGCCACGTTCGCGCTGGACGGCGGGGTGCGGTTCGCGACGGCGGCCGACCGTGCCGCCTTCGTCGAGGAACTTGCGGGCGCGGTGACCGCGCTGGTCGGCAAGTACCACGACGTGACGGCGGAGGGCGGGCGGGACCACCGCGTGGTCGTCGCCGTCCATCCAAGCGTCAAGACCGGCACAGACACGACCCAGACGGCCGAGACCGAGCCGAAGGAGCTCTGACGATGGGCCACGACTTCGAGAGCCACATGGAGATCGAGCTCGACGCGACCCCCGAGCAGGTGTGGGAGGCGATCGCCACCGGCCCGGGCATCGACGCCTGGTTCATGGGGCGCAACCAGGTCGAGCCTGGCGAGGGCGGCACGGTACGGACGGCCTTTGGCGACTACACCCCAGCGTCCACGGTGACCGCGTGGGAGCCGCTCAAACGATTCGCATACCGCAGCAGCGAGGCCGAGGACGGACGGTTCATCGCCTACGAGTTCCTGATCGAGGGCCGCAGCAAAGGCAGCACCGTGCTGCGAATGGTGACCAGCGGCTTCCTCCCCGGCGACGACTGGGAGGCGGAGTACGACGCCATGACCAAGGGCTTGGAGCTGTTCTTCCACACCTTGGTGCAGTACCTCACGTACTTCCCCGGTCGGACCGCGACGCCCATCACCGCGTTCGGGCCGCCGGTGACCGACTGGGAGCGCGCGTGGGTGGTGCTCAACGGCGAGCTCGGCCTGACCGGCACGGTCACCGAAGGCGACCAGGCGCGCTTCACCCCGGACGGGCTCCCGCGCATCGACGGCGTTGTGGATGGCGTTGTGTATTTCGTCAATCCGGACACCCTGGGCCTGCGCACGAGCGACGCGCTGTACCGGTTTCTGCGCGGATTCCACGGCGCGATGGTCGTCGGCCACCACCTCTTCTCCGACGTGGACCAGAACCAGGCCGAGCGGGCCTGGCAGGCCTGGCTCACCCGGCTGTTCGACTAGATCTCGATACACCTGTGCATCATCCACCAGGCGAGAGGGCAAGACGATGACGCAGAAGAACACGACACCTGGTGCTGGGGCGCCCAGCACATCCTCAGAGACGACCACGAAGCTGACACGGGCGCTGTTGGCCTGCGGCGTGGCCGCTGGCCTCCTGTTCATCGTCGTGGGCTTGCTCCAGGCATTCACCCGCGACGGGTTCGACCTCAGACGTCACCCCCTCAGCCTGCTGAGCAACGGCGACCTGGGCTGGGTCCAGATCAGCAACTTCGTGGTCAGCGGCCTGCTGTTCGCCGCGGCCGCAGTCGGGATGCGGCGAGTCCTGCGTCCCGGCCGGGGCGGCACCTGGGGACCGCGGCTGATCGGCGCTGTCGGGGTGGGGATGATCGCCGCCGGGGTCTTTGTCGCCGACCCTGCCGACGGCTTCCCACCCGGGACACCGCCGGGCCGCCCCGACGCCCTCAGCTGGCACGGCAGCCTGCACTTCATCGCTGCTGGGGTGGCGTTCCTCGCGCTGATCGTGGCGTGTTTCGTGTTTGCCCGCCGGTTTGCCGCCCGCAGGCAACGGGGATGGGCGGCGTACTCCGCGGCAACCGGCGTGGTCTTCTTCGCAGCCTGGTCCGCACTCTTCGCGTGGCCCGACAACGACGGGGTCAACGTGGCCTTCGCTGCCGCGGCGCTGCTCGGCGTGGGATGGGTCTCGGTGATGGCGGCACGGCTGATGACCGAGCTTCCCGACGCCGAAGGCTAGCCGTCCCCCAGGACCAGCCCGTCACCGAGCCGCCCTGCACCGGCACGTCGAAGCGGTCGCCCTCCAGCCGCCGCGCGGGCCGCCCGGCGTTGCGGGTGCGGGGATGGCTGGCCGGTGAGCTCGCGGACCTCCACGCCG is a window from the Actinomycetes bacterium genome containing:
- a CDS encoding SRPBCC domain-containing protein, with the protein product MGHDFESHMEIELDATPEQVWEAIATGPGIDAWFMGRNQVEPGEGGTVRTAFGDYTPASTVTAWEPLKRFAYRSSEAEDGRFIAYEFLIEGRSKGSTVLRMVTSGFLPGDDWEAEYDAMTKGLELFFHTLVQYLTYFPGRTATPITAFGPPVTDWERAWVVLNGELGLTGTVTEGDQARFTPDGLPRIDGVVDGVVYFVNPDTLGLRTSDALYRFLRGFHGAMVVGHHLFSDVDQNQAERAWQAWLTRLFD
- a CDS encoding epoxide hydrolase, with product MSSTDRVDAEIRPFRVEIPQADLDDLRDRLARTRWPDELPGVGWSRGVPLGYLKELAAYWRDSYDWRKHEAKLNEHPQYTTTINGTDVHFLQVRSPEPDATPLLLIHGWPGSVVEFLDLIGPLTDPRVHGGDAGDAFHLVIPSLPGHGFSGPPGEPGWTDGRIAKAFTELMGRLGYARYGVQGGDVGAFIAPQMGRLEPAHVIGVHVNALVTFPSGDPADMAGLTEAEQERLARHKHFQDELMGYMHIQGTRPQTLAYALTDSPAGQLAWIVEKFKEWTDPAAGLPEDAVDRDRLLTNVMLYWLTGTARSSSNSYYERFHDPSMWAPKERSTVPTGVAVFPTDVAIRRFAEKPDTIVHWSEFDRGGHFAALEAPDLLIGDVREFFRRFR
- a CDS encoding helix-turn-helix domain-containing protein produces the protein MIEIAVIEDPATAEVSLDPTRARLLAELAEPASATMLAARVGLPRQKVNYHLRELERHGLVELVEERRKGNVTERLLQATAASYVISPAALAAVQPDPARSPDRLSAHWLLALAARLVRDVGRLITGATKAHKRLATFALDGGVRFATAADRAAFVEELAGAVTALVGKYHDVTAEGGRDHRVVVAVHPSVKTGTDTTQTAETEPKEL
- a CDS encoding SDR family oxidoreductase; its protein translation is MNDFDGLVAIVTGAGSGIGLATTRALVARGAKVGALDLEPPEDADGVLAMTADVTDQAAVDAAVAAVARRFSGLDVLVNNAGIGATGTVEAGGLDEWRHVFDVNVLGMVRCTRAALPHLRRSSSPAIVNTCSVVAVLGLPERALYGASKGAVLSLTLAMAADLVGERIRVNCVNPGTIDTPWVGRLLDQAPDPGAERGRLAARQPVGRLGTAEEVASAICYLAAPSSSFVTGTALAVDGGMTGLRLPVAQPSPP
- a CDS encoding class I SAM-dependent methyltransferase; this encodes MDTLERIERWWDEDAAIYDHVPGHAAATAAERAAWAAALARHLPPGGSVLDVGAGTGFLSLAAARLGCRVTALDLSGRMLDRLRASAAREGLEVTTHQRPADQPPEGPFDAVMSRHLLWTLPDPRRALAAWRAAAPAGRLALFESMWGRADRAEAVRQRLRHGVDRLRRAPRGHHDEYDPGVLAQLPYGGGIGPGALVELVESSGWGPARLERLRDVEWARLLARPPLERVLGVTPTFTVSAG
- a CDS encoding DUF998 domain-containing protein encodes the protein MAAGLLFIVVGLLQAFTRDGFDLRRHPLSLLSNGDLGWVQISNFVVSGLLFAAAAVGMRRVLRPGRGGTWGPRLIGAVGVGMIAAGVFVADPADGFPPGTPPGRPDALSWHGSLHFIAAGVAFLALIVACFVFARRFAARRQRGWAAYSAATGVVFFAAWSALFAWPDNDGVNVAFAAAALLGVGWVSVMAARLMTELPDAEG
- a CDS encoding MarR family transcriptional regulator encodes the protein MMPTVPRRQHAVNHGARPESRTPAGDAFTALLGQVIGLTRLFTTAGEALAKPAGQTLARWLVLEVVQDKPATVAQIARALHLARQSVQRVADLLEQDGLAVYEANPRHRRARLLRLTPQGRSTLRTIQAAQRKWADALAAELGEADLRQASIVLERVLQAVGKPAFSP